From Streptosporangium album, the proteins below share one genomic window:
- a CDS encoding TnsA-like heteromeric transposase endonuclease subunit, which produces MTWKTADGEVTCPVRDLAGAPVSWFGSVRTFTWRRSQRHRPGLQYLVSTGRHHGFESLEEARLLMVLDFAAAVVDVLAQPVRLKFATSSGWRKHIPDFLAVTRRGVWLIDVRPRALLDEQTRISFAAAAEAALAAGWHYVVVAGWRAHVETTLGTLSSQRRPLSDPLGLRPGLLEAAADGGATFGELAERSDVPAVARAQLLHLLWHRRLGIDLAEPLTDRSTVVLQGDLR; this is translated from the coding sequence GTGACGTGGAAGACGGCCGACGGTGAGGTGACGTGTCCGGTGCGGGACCTGGCGGGGGCACCGGTCTCGTGGTTTGGTTCGGTACGGACGTTCACATGGAGACGGAGCCAACGGCACCGGCCAGGGTTGCAGTATCTGGTGTCGACGGGACGGCATCATGGGTTCGAGAGCCTGGAAGAGGCCCGGCTGCTGATGGTGTTGGACTTCGCCGCCGCGGTGGTCGATGTCCTTGCGCAGCCGGTGAGGTTGAAGTTCGCGACGTCATCGGGATGGCGGAAACACATACCTGACTTCCTGGCGGTCACGCGCCGTGGGGTCTGGTTGATCGATGTGCGACCGCGTGCACTCCTTGATGAGCAGACCCGGATCTCCTTCGCTGCGGCTGCGGAGGCTGCGTTGGCGGCCGGATGGCACTACGTGGTTGTCGCTGGGTGGCGCGCCCATGTGGAGACGACGTTGGGAACGTTGTCCTCGCAGCGCCGTCCGTTGAGTGACCCGCTGGGGCTACGGCCTGGCCTGTTGGAAGCGGCAGCCGACGGCGGAGCGACTTTCGGCGAACTGGCCGAACGCAGCGATGTTCCGGCGGTGGCCCGCGCCCAGCTGCTACATCTTCTCTGGCACCGTCGGCTGGGCATCGATCTGGCAGAGCCGCTGACTGATCGGTCGACCGTGGTCCTTCAGGGGGACCTGCGGTGA
- a CDS encoding metal-dependent hydrolase — protein MMGHTHALTGAIAWLGVAPTLAALPLLTESTRFAETGVMANALTPAEFVAGALICSGAAMLPDLDHPSATIAQTFGPVTWGLSKAVAWLSGGHRNATHSLLFAAGAGFGAHYLANTYPIGRDILVVLLIGLALRSIGIGIPGKKFASAVVNIGLTVGLFAMFRSDNVGYAWLGLAVAVGCLTHVTGDCCTEKGCPVLWPMRQRWVLPWKIGIKTGRAFEQKFLAPALSVVVLGLLYFRLAPL, from the coding sequence ATGATGGGGCATACGCACGCGCTGACGGGGGCGATCGCCTGGCTGGGGGTCGCGCCGACACTGGCCGCTCTGCCGCTGCTCACCGAGTCCACCAGGTTCGCCGAGACCGGTGTCATGGCGAACGCGCTCACCCCGGCCGAGTTCGTCGCCGGGGCGCTGATCTGCTCCGGGGCCGCCATGCTGCCGGACCTGGACCACCCCAGCGCGACGATCGCCCAGACCTTCGGTCCGGTCACCTGGGGGCTGAGCAAGGCCGTCGCCTGGCTGAGTGGCGGTCACCGCAACGCCACCCATTCCCTCCTCTTCGCGGCCGGCGCCGGATTCGGCGCCCACTACCTGGCCAACACCTACCCGATCGGCCGCGACATCCTGGTCGTGCTGCTCATCGGCCTGGCGCTCCGGTCGATCGGGATCGGCATCCCGGGCAAGAAGTTCGCCTCCGCGGTGGTCAACATCGGTCTGACGGTCGGACTGTTCGCGATGTTCCGCAGCGACAACGTGGGCTATGCCTGGCTGGGGCTGGCGGTCGCGGTCGGGTGCCTGACGCACGTCACGGGGGACTGCTGTACGGAGAAGGGCTGTCCGGTGCTGTGGCCGATGAGGCAGCGCTGGGTGCTGCCGTGGAAGATCGGGATCAAGACGGGCCGCGCCTTCGAGCAGAAGTTCCTCGCCCCCGCCCTCTCCGTCGTCGTCCTCGGGCTGCTGTACTTCCGTCTCGCCCCCCTCTGA
- a CDS encoding VLRF1 family aeRF1-type release factor: protein MRFDRAALREVVAIHDDQGVLSFYVTADPREEAAIRPAWRIRFGNQLADLRKQVSADGDRPRRVAVLARLEKLETEFALLLNPTESGLGRVLFAPVGSDEAWTFSFQLPVPDQIVLESTAYVRPLVNTVETAPPAGLVLVSRDGLRMIDYRYGTAEEAGRTDFDLSAEDWRQMRGPATSELARQAATHRDKFERRVEENLTRLLRATGPSITEQAASRGWITVVLIGDVQLTEIMAAELTGDIIQIDAVVDALPPAKIAEYAEPQLLAARTRLATALANRAKDAALSGGRGAVGLADTLNALNDSRVAQLLLAESREWSGSRTADGRLCPPDQIPQGESPQEHVQEDRLGERMIERALDIDAEVIVLDQESSDVLADFDGVAAILRW, encoded by the coding sequence GTGAGATTCGATCGTGCGGCTCTGCGAGAGGTCGTCGCCATCCACGACGACCAAGGAGTGCTGTCGTTCTACGTGACCGCCGATCCCCGGGAGGAGGCGGCGATCCGGCCCGCGTGGCGGATCCGGTTCGGCAACCAGCTCGCCGACCTGCGCAAGCAGGTCAGCGCCGATGGGGACCGGCCCCGGCGGGTGGCCGTCTTGGCACGGCTGGAGAAGCTGGAGACGGAGTTCGCACTGCTGCTCAACCCGACCGAGTCCGGGCTGGGACGGGTGCTGTTCGCCCCGGTCGGCAGCGACGAGGCGTGGACCTTCTCCTTCCAGCTGCCGGTCCCCGACCAGATCGTGCTGGAGTCGACGGCCTACGTGCGGCCGCTGGTCAACACGGTGGAGACCGCGCCACCCGCCGGGCTCGTGCTCGTCTCCCGGGACGGGCTGCGCATGATCGACTACCGCTACGGCACGGCCGAGGAGGCGGGCCGGACGGACTTCGATCTCAGCGCCGAGGACTGGCGGCAGATGCGCGGTCCCGCGACCTCGGAGCTCGCCCGGCAGGCCGCGACGCACCGGGACAAGTTCGAACGCCGGGTCGAGGAGAACCTCACCAGACTCCTGCGCGCCACCGGGCCGAGCATCACCGAACAGGCCGCGAGCCGGGGCTGGATCACGGTCGTGCTGATCGGCGACGTCCAGCTGACCGAGATCATGGCGGCGGAGCTGACCGGCGACATCATCCAGATCGACGCGGTGGTGGACGCGCTGCCTCCGGCCAAGATCGCCGAGTACGCGGAGCCGCAGCTCCTGGCCGCCCGTACCCGGTTGGCCACCGCGCTGGCCAACCGGGCCAAGGATGCCGCCCTGTCCGGCGGGCGCGGGGCAGTCGGCCTGGCGGACACGCTCAACGCGCTGAACGACAGCAGGGTGGCGCAGCTGCTGCTGGCCGAGTCGCGCGAGTGGAGCGGCAGCCGCACGGCCGACGGGCGGCTCTGCCCGCCCGACCAGATCCCGCAGGGGGAGTCGCCCCAGGAGCATGTCCAGGAGGACAGGTTGGGCGAGCGCATGATCGAGCGCGCCCTGGACATCGACGCCGAGGTGATCGTCCTGGACCAGGAGTCCTCCGACGTCCTGGCCGACTTCGACGGGGTCGCCGCGATCCTGCGCTGGTAG
- a CDS encoding sugar porter family MFS transporter translates to MVGITPSGTSSENLGHVVFITAAAAIGGFLFGYDSAVINGAVTGIQKHFGVGPVQIGFVVAIALLGSAIGAWIAGGIADHWGRTRTMQVAAVLFAISSVGQALPFAIWDLAFWRVLAGVGIGMASVIGPAYIAEVAPPAYRGCLGSFQQLAIVLGIAVSQLVNYAIAQLAGGNVNNKLLNLEAWQWMLGACLIPALLYLLFSTIIPESPRFLVAAGRLPTARRVLAEVEGDKADLDARMTEIQDSLRSEHRPRLRDLRGPSLGLLPIVWIGILLSVFQQFVGINVIFYYSSALWQSVGINQSNSLLISFSTSIINIVGTFIAIALVDRIGRRPLLLIGSAGMTIALAVAAWAFSAGIPTGDTVRLPATQGVVALVAAHIFVLFFALSWGVVVWVLLGEMFPNRIRAAALSVAASAQWVANWLITVSFPSLAAWSLAGAYVGYAFFAALSFAFVWWKVKETKGRKLEDMG, encoded by the coding sequence ATGGTCGGTATTACCCCTTCGGGTACCTCCAGTGAGAACCTGGGGCACGTTGTCTTCATCACCGCCGCGGCGGCGATCGGCGGATTCCTCTTCGGCTACGACAGCGCCGTCATCAACGGCGCCGTCACCGGGATCCAGAAACACTTCGGTGTCGGCCCGGTCCAGATCGGTTTCGTGGTCGCGATCGCGCTGCTGGGCTCGGCGATCGGCGCGTGGATCGCCGGGGGCATAGCCGACCACTGGGGACGCACCAGGACGATGCAGGTGGCCGCGGTCCTCTTCGCGATCAGCTCCGTCGGCCAGGCGCTGCCGTTCGCGATCTGGGACCTCGCCTTCTGGCGGGTACTGGCGGGCGTCGGGATCGGGATGGCCTCGGTGATCGGCCCCGCCTACATCGCCGAGGTCGCGCCCCCCGCCTACCGGGGATGCCTGGGCTCCTTCCAGCAGCTCGCGATCGTGCTCGGCATCGCCGTCTCCCAGCTCGTCAACTACGCGATCGCGCAGCTCGCGGGCGGCAACGTCAACAACAAGCTCCTCAACCTGGAGGCGTGGCAGTGGATGCTCGGCGCCTGCCTGATCCCGGCCCTGCTCTACCTGCTGTTCTCGACGATCATCCCCGAGTCGCCGCGGTTCCTCGTCGCGGCGGGCAGGTTGCCGACGGCGCGCAGGGTGCTCGCCGAGGTGGAGGGCGACAAGGCCGACCTGGACGCGCGGATGACGGAGATCCAGGACTCGCTGCGCAGCGAGCACCGGCCACGGCTGCGTGACCTGCGCGGGCCCTCACTCGGTCTGCTGCCGATCGTCTGGATCGGCATCCTGCTCTCGGTCTTCCAGCAGTTCGTCGGCATCAACGTCATCTTCTACTACTCGTCGGCGCTGTGGCAGTCGGTCGGCATCAACCAGAGCAACTCGCTGCTGATCAGCTTCTCCACCTCGATCATCAACATCGTCGGCACGTTCATCGCCATCGCGCTGGTCGACCGGATCGGCCGCAGACCGCTGCTGCTGATCGGCTCCGCGGGCATGACGATCGCGCTCGCCGTGGCCGCGTGGGCGTTCAGCGCGGGCATCCCCACCGGCGACACCGTCAGGCTGCCGGCGACGCAGGGCGTCGTGGCCCTCGTCGCCGCGCACATCTTCGTGCTGTTCTTCGCGCTGTCGTGGGGTGTCGTCGTCTGGGTGCTGCTCGGCGAGATGTTCCCCAACCGGATCAGGGCCGCCGCGCTCTCCGTGGCCGCCTCCGCCCAGTGGGTGGCCAACTGGCTGATCACCGTCTCCTTCCCGTCCCTGGCCGCGTGGAGCCTGGCCGGCGCGTACGTGGGATACGCCTTCTTCGCCGCGCTGTCCTTCGCCTTCGTGTGGTGGAAGGTCAAGGAGACCAAGGGACGCAAGCTTGAGGACATGGGTTAG
- a CDS encoding TetR/AcrR family transcriptional regulator: protein MTMPLRERKKLRTRKALTDTALRLFTEKGYDATTLDELVDAVEVSKRTFFRNFSSKEDVALAADTELWSTWLREVDAHEFHGPVLVCLRRTLDVSLADMDDDWERRFMAARALSVKVPSVQAHSLRYCNETTEAAVERVGARVGLVGDVRLRLAVEVMIASWRCAALDWTATGGAGGREGLGRLLDETFAAIPDSIALSV, encoded by the coding sequence ATGACCATGCCGCTCCGTGAGCGCAAGAAGCTCCGCACCCGCAAGGCGTTGACGGACACGGCCCTGCGGTTGTTCACCGAGAAGGGCTACGACGCGACGACGCTGGACGAGCTGGTCGACGCGGTGGAGGTGTCCAAGCGCACGTTCTTCCGCAACTTCTCCTCCAAGGAGGACGTCGCGCTGGCCGCCGACACCGAGCTGTGGTCGACATGGCTGCGGGAGGTGGACGCGCACGAGTTCCACGGACCGGTGCTGGTCTGCCTGCGCCGGACGCTCGACGTGAGCCTCGCCGACATGGACGACGACTGGGAGCGGCGTTTCATGGCCGCCCGCGCGCTCAGCGTGAAGGTGCCGTCGGTGCAGGCGCACAGCCTGCGCTACTGCAACGAGACCACCGAGGCCGCCGTCGAGCGGGTCGGTGCGCGTGTCGGGCTCGTCGGAGACGTACGGCTCCGCCTCGCGGTGGAGGTCATGATCGCGTCCTGGCGGTGCGCCGCTCTGGACTGGACCGCGACGGGAGGCGCGGGCGGGCGCGAAGGGCTCGGCCGCCTGCTCGACGAGACGTTCGCCGCCATACCCGACAGCATCGCCCTGTCGGTCTGA
- a CDS encoding RNA polymerase sigma factor: MDETDNRSRFEAVYRRTYEQILGYAMRRCSCAEDAADVVAETYVIAWRRMDELPHGEAGRLWLYGVARRVLANHRRGERRRATRHAELTAKTELLYPPAFPLSGPDEVGQAMDTLSDDDRELLTLAVWEDLDPGQIAEVLGCSRTAARTRLHRARKRFTKALQQIRPSACLETRPLVEKESR, from the coding sequence GTGGATGAAACAGACAACCGGTCTCGGTTCGAGGCCGTGTACCGGCGAACGTACGAGCAGATCCTCGGTTACGCCATGCGGCGCTGTTCCTGCGCCGAGGACGCGGCCGATGTCGTGGCTGAGACCTATGTGATCGCCTGGCGGCGGATGGATGAGCTCCCGCACGGCGAGGCCGGCAGGCTCTGGTTGTACGGCGTGGCCCGGCGGGTCCTGGCCAACCACCGTCGTGGCGAGCGACGCAGAGCCACCCGGCACGCCGAGCTCACGGCCAAGACCGAGCTGCTCTACCCTCCGGCCTTCCCCCTGAGCGGGCCTGACGAGGTGGGCCAGGCCATGGACACGCTTTCGGACGATGATCGCGAGCTGCTGACCCTGGCCGTCTGGGAGGATCTCGACCCCGGACAGATCGCCGAGGTGCTGGGCTGCTCACGAACCGCCGCCCGCACTCGCCTGCACCGGGCCCGCAAGCGCTTCACCAAGGCCCTGCAGCAGATCCGCCCATCGGCCTGTCTCGAAACGCGGCCTCTCGTCGAGAAGGAGTCACGATGA
- a CDS encoding DUF1707 SHOCT-like domain-containing protein, with amino-acid sequence MTSREDLRIGDAEREAAMTALREHYAQGRLTHEELDERIERTLSARTGRDLALAAADLPDLYGSGPQDDGDAHGPRGRAHGWAGEWHGGHGRRGYGRIRMGAHPASWHHHGMGRRGGPPGFPLVLLALVATVAIAGFGALKFVFLAWLVMGVVGVLRHRRGHSPRYRG; translated from the coding sequence ATGACGTCCCGAGAGGATCTCCGCATCGGAGACGCCGAGCGCGAGGCGGCCATGACGGCCCTGCGTGAGCACTACGCGCAGGGCCGCCTGACCCACGAGGAGCTCGACGAGCGCATCGAACGGACCCTGTCCGCGCGCACCGGCCGCGATCTGGCTCTGGCCGCCGCGGACCTTCCCGACCTGTACGGCTCCGGCCCCCAGGACGACGGCGACGCACACGGCCCGCGGGGCCGGGCACATGGCTGGGCCGGCGAGTGGCACGGGGGCCACGGCCGTCGCGGATACGGCCGGATCCGGATGGGCGCCCACCCCGCGTCCTGGCACCACCACGGAATGGGCCGCCGGGGCGGGCCGCCGGGCTTCCCGCTGGTTCTCCTGGCCCTGGTCGCCACGGTGGCGATCGCCGGGTTCGGGGCGCTCAAGTTCGTCTTCCTGGCCTGGCTGGTGATGGGCGTGGTGGGCGTGCTCCGCCACAGGCGAGGACACTCCCCCCGGTACAGAGGCTAG
- the acnA gene encoding aconitate hydratase AcnA, with the protein MSANSFGSRDTLRVGDAGYEIYRLDAVEGAGRLPYSLKILLENLLRTEDGANITADHIRALAQWDPTAAPSVEIQFTPARVIMQDFTGVPCVVDLATMREAVRDLGGDPARINPLAPAEMVIDHSVIVDFFGGQDSFRRNVEREYERNHERYQFLRWGQTAFDEFKVVPPGTGIVHQVNIEHLARVVMIRDGKAYPDTCVGTDSHTTMENGIGVLGWGVGGIEAEAAMLGQPISMLIPRVVGFKLTGKLPAGATATDLVLTITEMLRKHGVVGKFVEFYGEGVSSVPLANRATIGNMSPEFGSTCAIFPIDGQTIDYLTLTGRSAEQVALVEAYAKAQGLWLDPAADEPVFSEYIELDLATVVPSIAGPKRPQDRIALSEAKSAWRAAVKDYAAPTILSPGDEASDESFPASDSPAISHDSNGDKPHAAGHNGDRPRRPVQVALADGTSFEIDHGVVTIAAITSCTNTSNPYVMMGAALLARNAVEKGLTRKPWVKTSLAPGSQVVTGYFERSGLQPYLDKVGFNLVGYGCTTCIGNSGPLQEEISAAIQENDLAVTAVLSGNRNFEGRINPDVKMNYLASPPLVVAYALAGTMDLDLNTEPLGVGSDGEPVFLADIWPSPEEVSAVVASSIDQDMFLKDYADVFKGDETWRSLPIPTGDTFEWDPASTYVRKAPYFDGMPASPEPVTDISGARVLAKLSDSVTTDHISPAGAIKVGTPAAEYLRENGVEVKDFNSYGSRRGNHEVMIRGTFANIRLRNLLLDGVEGGYTRDFTREGGPQSFIYDASANYQAAGTPLVVLAGKEYGSGSSRDWAAKGTALLGVRAVIAESYERIHRSNLIGMGVLPLQFPEGETAESLGLTGEETFDITGVEALNEGGVPQTVTVRADDKEFQAVVRIDTPGEADYYRHGGIMQYVLRSLLAKS; encoded by the coding sequence GTGTCCGCGAACAGCTTCGGCAGCCGTGACACGCTCCGCGTCGGTGACGCGGGATACGAGATCTACCGGCTGGACGCCGTCGAGGGGGCGGGACGCCTCCCGTACAGCCTGAAGATCCTTCTGGAGAACCTGCTCCGCACCGAGGACGGCGCGAACATCACCGCCGACCACATCCGCGCGCTCGCCCAGTGGGATCCCACCGCCGCACCGAGCGTGGAGATCCAGTTCACCCCGGCCCGCGTGATCATGCAGGACTTCACCGGGGTCCCCTGCGTCGTGGACCTGGCCACCATGCGTGAGGCCGTCCGCGACCTCGGCGGCGACCCCGCCAGGATCAACCCGCTCGCGCCGGCCGAGATGGTCATCGACCACTCCGTCATCGTCGACTTCTTCGGCGGCCAGGACTCCTTCCGGCGCAACGTCGAGCGGGAGTACGAGCGCAACCACGAGCGCTACCAGTTCCTGCGCTGGGGCCAGACCGCCTTCGACGAGTTCAAGGTCGTCCCGCCGGGCACCGGCATCGTGCATCAGGTCAACATCGAGCACCTGGCCCGCGTCGTCATGATCCGCGACGGCAAGGCGTACCCCGACACCTGCGTCGGCACCGACTCCCACACGACCATGGAGAACGGCATCGGCGTTCTCGGCTGGGGCGTCGGCGGCATCGAGGCCGAGGCCGCGATGCTCGGCCAGCCGATCTCCATGCTGATCCCGCGGGTGGTCGGCTTCAAGCTGACCGGCAAGCTCCCGGCCGGCGCCACCGCGACCGACCTGGTGCTCACGATCACCGAGATGCTGCGCAAGCACGGCGTCGTCGGCAAGTTCGTCGAGTTCTACGGTGAGGGCGTCTCCAGCGTGCCGCTGGCCAACCGGGCCACGATCGGCAACATGAGCCCCGAGTTCGGCTCCACCTGTGCGATCTTCCCGATCGACGGCCAGACGATCGACTACCTCACGCTGACCGGCCGCTCCGCCGAGCAGGTCGCGCTGGTCGAGGCCTACGCCAAGGCCCAGGGCCTGTGGCTGGACCCCGCGGCCGACGAGCCGGTCTTCTCCGAGTACATCGAGCTGGACCTGGCCACGGTCGTCCCGTCCATCGCCGGTCCCAAGCGCCCGCAGGACCGCATCGCGCTGTCCGAGGCCAAGAGCGCCTGGCGCGCGGCCGTCAAGGACTACGCCGCCCCGACCATCCTGAGCCCGGGTGACGAGGCCTCCGACGAGTCCTTCCCGGCCTCCGACTCCCCGGCGATCTCCCACGACAGCAACGGCGACAAGCCGCACGCCGCCGGTCACAACGGCGACCGCCCGCGGAGGCCGGTCCAGGTCGCCCTGGCCGACGGCACGAGCTTCGAGATCGACCACGGCGTGGTGACCATCGCGGCCATCACCAGCTGCACCAACACCTCCAACCCGTACGTCATGATGGGCGCCGCGCTGCTCGCCAGGAACGCGGTCGAGAAGGGCCTGACCCGCAAGCCGTGGGTCAAGACCTCCCTCGCTCCGGGCTCGCAGGTCGTCACCGGCTACTTCGAGCGCTCCGGCCTCCAGCCGTACCTCGACAAGGTCGGCTTCAACCTGGTCGGCTACGGCTGCACCACCTGCATCGGCAACTCCGGCCCGCTGCAGGAGGAGATCTCCGCCGCGATCCAGGAGAACGACCTCGCGGTCACCGCGGTGCTGTCGGGCAACCGCAACTTCGAGGGCCGGATCAACCCCGACGTCAAGATGAACTACCTGGCGTCCCCGCCGCTGGTCGTCGCCTACGCCCTCGCGGGCACCATGGACCTCGACCTGAACACCGAGCCGCTGGGTGTCGGCTCGGACGGCGAGCCGGTGTTCCTCGCCGACATCTGGCCCTCGCCGGAGGAGGTCTCGGCGGTCGTCGCCTCCTCGATCGACCAGGACATGTTCCTCAAGGACTACGCCGACGTCTTCAAGGGCGACGAGACGTGGCGCTCGCTGCCGATCCCGACCGGCGACACCTTCGAGTGGGACCCGGCCTCGACCTACGTCCGCAAGGCCCCCTACTTCGACGGCATGCCCGCCTCCCCGGAGCCGGTGACGGACATCTCCGGCGCGCGGGTGCTGGCCAAGCTGAGCGACTCGGTCACCACCGACCACATCTCCCCGGCCGGTGCCATCAAGGTCGGCACCCCTGCCGCGGAGTACCTGCGCGAGAACGGTGTCGAGGTCAAGGACTTCAACTCCTACGGCTCCCGCCGGGGCAACCACGAGGTCATGATCCGCGGTACCTTCGCCAACATCCGGCTGAGGAACCTGCTGCTCGACGGCGTGGAGGGCGGCTACACCCGCGACTTCACCCGCGAGGGCGGACCCCAGTCCTTCATCTACGACGCCTCCGCCAACTACCAGGCCGCGGGCACCCCGCTCGTCGTCCTGGCGGGCAAGGAGTACGGCTCGGGCTCCTCGCGTGACTGGGCGGCCAAGGGCACCGCGCTGCTCGGCGTCCGCGCGGTGATCGCCGAGTCCTACGAGCGCATCCACCGCTCCAACCTGATCGGCATGGGCGTGCTGCCGCTGCAGTTCCCCGAGGGGGAGACGGCGGAGTCGCTGGGCCTGACCGGTGAGGAGACCTTCGACATCACCGGGGTCGAGGCGCTCAACGAGGGCGGCGTCCCGCAGACCGTGACGGTCAGGGCCGATGACAAGGAATTCCAGGCGGTCGTGCGCATCGACACCCCAGGAGAGGCGGACTACTACCGCCACGGCGGCATCATGCAGTACGTCCTGCGCTCCCTGCTCGCCAAGAGCTGA
- a CDS encoding PadR family transcriptional regulator, whose product MTSAHAMGGRWAGAVPAEIRHEMKRAARETWRTMAAGWQQDGPHHGEPGPHHGWGPHEHRQRGRRGPFPGGAFPWDFGRGGPGRGGPFGGRPPFGRGRKAKRGDVRAAILALLSEEPRNGYQIIQEIDRRSEGGWKPSPGAVYPALQQLTDEGLVLSEESDGRKSFRLTEAGQTYVAAHADEMRAPWEEMTPDVDDSTWELMNLARQSGFAMLQILQTGSDEQIRQGKQILVETRRKLYQVLADGDPGEE is encoded by the coding sequence ATGACGTCCGCACACGCGATGGGCGGCCGGTGGGCAGGGGCCGTCCCCGCCGAGATCCGGCACGAGATGAAGCGCGCCGCCAGGGAGACCTGGCGGACCATGGCCGCCGGCTGGCAGCAGGACGGCCCCCACCACGGCGAGCCCGGCCCGCACCACGGGTGGGGTCCGCACGAGCACCGGCAGCGGGGGCGCCGTGGCCCCTTCCCCGGCGGCGCCTTCCCGTGGGACTTCGGCAGAGGCGGCCCGGGGCGAGGCGGCCCGTTCGGCGGGCGACCGCCGTTCGGCCGGGGGCGCAAGGCGAAGCGGGGCGACGTCCGCGCCGCGATCCTCGCGCTGCTCTCCGAGGAGCCGCGTAACGGCTACCAGATCATCCAGGAGATCGACCGGCGCAGCGAGGGAGGCTGGAAGCCCAGTCCCGGTGCGGTCTATCCGGCGCTGCAGCAGCTCACCGACGAGGGCCTGGTCCTGTCGGAGGAGAGCGACGGCCGCAAGTCCTTCCGGCTCACCGAGGCGGGCCAGACCTACGTGGCCGCGCACGCCGACGAGATGCGCGCCCCGTGGGAGGAGATGACGCCCGACGTCGACGACAGCACCTGGGAGCTGATGAACCTGGCCCGCCAGTCGGGATTCGCCATGCTGCAGATCCTGCAGACCGGCAGCGACGAGCAGATCCGCCAGGGCAAGCAGATCCTGGTCGAGACGCGCCGTAAGTTGTACCAGGTCCTGGCAGACGGCGACCCCGGCGAGGAGTGA